The Acetomicrobium flavidum genome window below encodes:
- the guaA gene encoding glutamine-hydrolyzing GMP synthase has protein sequence MRAKDVVVVLDCGSQYTQLIARRIRELKVYSEILPWDASLEEIRSKNPKGIIISGSPKSILLPGSPMISKELLELGIPVLGICYGMQLLSHILGGQVGRVGLAEYGRACIEIQGEGEGLFKGLPKQFNVWMSHGDTVVKLPPKARVLAKSEGGLIAAMAVEGKQIFGLQFHPEVVHTEHGVEILKNFVFDICQCEPSWNLGDWVDEQIKEIARTVGDGKVISAVSGGVDSTVAAVLTKRAIGDNLHCVFVNNGLLRLNEPESVLSVYRDKLDLNVHYVDASDKFLAALKGITDPEEKRKAVGRTFIEVFEEEAEKFGDAQWLLQGTLYPDVIESGHKGKGASVIKTHHNVGGLPEKMKFKLLEPLKDLFKDEVRAIGAILGVPRSILRRHPFPGPGLSVRCLGEVTREKLDLLRRADAIFIEELDLAGFYEKVWQAFCVLLPVRSVGVMGDERTYGYTIALRAVESLDGMTADWTYLNRELLDKVARRICNEVHGINRVVLDVTSKPPATIEWE, from the coding sequence TTGAGGGCAAAAGACGTCGTAGTGGTTTTGGATTGTGGTTCTCAGTATACGCAGCTCATTGCAAGAAGGATCAGGGAACTAAAGGTTTACAGCGAGATCCTTCCCTGGGATGCTTCGTTGGAGGAAATACGGTCAAAAAATCCCAAGGGGATAATAATATCAGGTAGTCCTAAAAGCATATTGTTGCCTGGGTCTCCTATGATATCGAAGGAGCTTTTGGAGTTAGGCATACCTGTATTGGGCATTTGCTATGGCATGCAGTTACTGTCGCATATTTTAGGAGGTCAAGTGGGAAGGGTTGGGCTGGCCGAATACGGACGTGCTTGCATTGAGATTCAAGGGGAAGGAGAGGGCCTCTTTAAAGGCCTTCCAAAGCAATTTAACGTATGGATGAGCCATGGCGATACGGTCGTAAAGCTTCCGCCAAAGGCGCGCGTCTTGGCGAAAAGCGAAGGTGGGCTTATAGCCGCCATGGCTGTCGAGGGTAAACAAATATTTGGCCTGCAGTTTCACCCCGAGGTTGTCCATACGGAGCATGGGGTCGAAATATTAAAGAACTTTGTGTTCGATATATGCCAATGCGAGCCTTCATGGAACTTGGGCGATTGGGTCGACGAGCAAATCAAGGAAATTGCCAGAACGGTTGGCGACGGCAAGGTGATCTCAGCCGTATCAGGCGGCGTAGATTCTACTGTGGCTGCCGTGCTCACCAAAAGGGCAATAGGAGATAACCTTCATTGTGTCTTTGTAAATAACGGCCTTTTGCGACTCAACGAGCCAGAAAGCGTGCTTTCCGTTTACCGCGATAAATTAGACCTTAACGTGCATTATGTAGATGCCTCGGACAAGTTTTTGGCAGCATTAAAGGGCATAACGGATCCCGAAGAAAAACGCAAAGCTGTGGGCAGGACCTTCATAGAGGTCTTCGAGGAGGAGGCCGAAAAGTTTGGCGATGCTCAGTGGCTGCTGCAAGGTACCCTTTACCCCGACGTTATAGAAAGCGGCCATAAGGGCAAAGGCGCATCCGTGATTAAGACGCATCACAACGTGGGCGGATTGCCGGAAAAGATGAAGTTTAAACTCTTGGAGCCGCTGAAGGACCTCTTTAAGGATGAAGTGCGAGCCATTGGGGCAATTTTGGGAGTTCCTCGAAGCATATTACGGCGTCATCCCTTTCCCGGCCCTGGCTTGTCCGTACGGTGTCTAGGAGAGGTAACGCGAGAAAAGCTGGACCTCTTAAGGCGGGCGGATGCCATATTCATTGAAGAGCTGGACTTGGCAGGGTTTTACGAAAAGGTGTGGCAGGCGTTTTGCGTTCTTCTCCCAGTAAGAAGCGTTGGCGTTATGGGAGACGAGCGCACATACGGTTATACCATTGCGCTGCGAGCGGTTGAGTCCTTGGACGGCATGACGGCAGATTGGACCTATCTTAATCGCGAGTTACTCGACAAGGTCGCTCGACGCATATGCAATGAGGTTCACGGCATCAATAGGGTAGTCTTAGATGTGACCAGCAAGCCACCTGCAACAATAGAATGGGAATAG
- a CDS encoding DUF3798 domain-containing protein — protein MLFMFLLTTCDIVYAAAPYHIGIVTGTVSQGEDELRGAERVIQEYGDAASGGMIVHVTYPDNFMQEMETVISQIVGLADDPLMKAIVVNQSIPGTTEAFRRVKERRPDILCFAAEAQEDPGVISSVADLVTSVNDIYRGYLIPVAAKMMGATDFVHISFPRHMSYELLSRRRNIMEATCKDIGLKFHFETAPDPVSDVGVAGAQQFILEKVPAWLKKYGPNTAFFNTNVAHVEPLIRQIVTYGGYYVESSVPSPLRGYPGALGLDLTAEKGNFPAIMKKIENVIIQKGASGRLGTWAYSCGYAESAGLVELAKRVIDGKAKASIGDLIKAYEKYTPGSQWNGSYYVDLNTGIEKTNYILVYQDTYVFGKGYLGLTKLQVPQKYLKIK, from the coding sequence ATGCTTTTTATGTTTCTTCTAACAACATGTGATATTGTTTATGCTGCAGCACCATATCATATCGGAATTGTTACGGGAACTGTGTCACAGGGTGAAGACGAACTTCGCGGCGCAGAGAGAGTCATACAAGAGTATGGAGATGCAGCATCCGGAGGCATGATAGTGCATGTGACCTACCCGGATAATTTTATGCAAGAAATGGAAACGGTAATAAGCCAGATCGTTGGCTTAGCCGACGATCCCCTTATGAAAGCAATTGTAGTAAACCAATCTATACCTGGAACGACAGAGGCCTTTAGGCGTGTGAAGGAAAGAAGACCAGACATTTTATGCTTTGCCGCCGAAGCTCAAGAGGATCCTGGCGTCATTAGCTCCGTGGCGGATCTGGTCACGAGCGTTAACGACATCTATAGAGGGTATCTCATTCCAGTAGCGGCAAAGATGATGGGAGCAACCGATTTTGTTCATATATCCTTTCCACGCCACATGAGCTATGAGCTGCTCTCCAGAAGGCGTAACATCATGGAAGCCACATGTAAAGATATTGGTTTGAAATTTCACTTCGAAACGGCGCCGGACCCGGTGAGCGATGTTGGGGTGGCAGGAGCCCAGCAGTTCATTCTGGAGAAAGTGCCCGCTTGGCTTAAGAAATACGGTCCTAATACAGCTTTCTTTAATACCAACGTCGCTCACGTTGAACCGCTTATCAGACAAATTGTTACTTACGGAGGATATTACGTGGAGTCATCCGTACCATCACCACTAAGAGGTTATCCCGGAGCATTGGGGTTGGATCTGACGGCTGAAAAGGGCAACTTCCCCGCGATCATGAAAAAAATTGAAAATGTGATTATACAAAAGGGAGCCAGTGGAAGGCTTGGCACTTGGGCTTATTCCTGCGGATATGCAGAATCTGCAGGTTTAGTCGAATTAGCCAAAAGGGTTATTGATGGTAAAGCAAAAGCATCTATTGGAGACCTTATTAAGGCATACGAAAAATACACGCCAGGATCGCAATGGAACGGTAGCTATTACGTCGATCTAAACACCGGCATCGAAAAGACAAATTACATACTCGTCTATCAGGATACCTATGTCTTCGGGAAGGGATATCTTGGTTTGACGAAGCTTCAGGTACCTCAAAAGTACCTTAAAATTAAATAA
- the cas5b gene encoding type I-B CRISPR-associated protein Cas5b, which produces MPVVFDVSGQMAMFRKPYTTTSSISFAFPPPTAIAGLISGIVGISNGSNDDGCNAKYWESLIGTKVSVALLSDISWMWHAINFWNVKQPQKSPHIQVKHQFVINPKYRIFVDGGIEDKLRCMLEKDSFKFTPYLGTAYAIANVVYIGQFSNQSLTEDEVFVDSVVPWNEKVRILNILDVGGTFKEEMPFKMDVTRKFIESIEVLYSPSPQKKLLINKGAGDVTKCGNDVVAWFPRW; this is translated from the coding sequence ATGCCAGTTGTATTTGATGTTTCGGGGCAAATGGCGATGTTTCGAAAACCGTATACTACGACCTCATCAATATCTTTTGCCTTCCCGCCTCCCACAGCCATAGCCGGTTTAATTTCCGGAATAGTTGGAATATCTAATGGTAGCAACGATGATGGCTGTAATGCCAAATATTGGGAATCTCTCATTGGCACTAAGGTTTCAGTAGCATTACTGAGCGATATATCATGGATGTGGCATGCCATAAATTTTTGGAACGTAAAACAGCCACAAAAAAGTCCGCATATCCAGGTAAAACATCAATTTGTGATTAATCCCAAGTATCGTATATTCGTTGACGGTGGAATTGAGGATAAGCTACGGTGTATGTTAGAGAAGGATAGCTTTAAATTTACCCCTTATCTGGGTACGGCATATGCTATAGCCAATGTCGTCTATATTGGCCAGTTTAGCAATCAATCGCTGACAGAAGATGAGGTTTTCGTTGATAGCGTTGTGCCGTGGAACGAAAAAGTAAGGATCTTAAATATCCTAGATGTCGGTGGAACGTTTAAGGAAGAGATGCCCTTTAAGATGGATGTGACTAGAAAATTTATTGAAAGCATCGAGGTTCTATATTCTCCGTCTCCGCAAAAAAAGCTTTTGATAAACAAAGGAGCGGGAGATGTTACAAAGTGCGGGAACGATGTGGTCGCCTGGTTTCCTCGATGGTGA
- a CDS encoding DegQ family serine endoprotease, translated as MLKKFSNVFVLVLLGLLLIVLPLETRVAKSSNAGSSDKGDPFTGNPIVKIAQVASPAVVNIDTEALVKQPLFPFADDPFFKQFFGEDLQQFTQVIPMKGKGSGFIVSKDGYILTNNHVIEGADKITVTLADGRQFDAKVVGKDPTFDLAVIKVKASNLPVLALGDSDAVQVGEWVVAIGNPFGLEHTVTVGVISAKNRSVRAGNLSFDGFLQTDAAINPGNSGGPLLDLNGKVVGINTAIIPYAQGIGFAIPVNMAKGVIDDLVNYGKVRRGWLGVYTQPLTPDFIQAYGLKVNKGAVVADVVPNSPADKAGIKRGNVITKVEGVDIEDPQDLVFQIRKRNAGEKVKLEVVTQSGSKTITVTLGDLPGQVEAPRAEGTDLENLGLKVASITPALREKYSLPQGDGLVVTGVKPGSVSDTIGIQEGDVILEANGLSVNTVDDLKKALKKGSDTIVLLIWRDGRTFFVSLRL; from the coding sequence TTGCTAAAAAAATTTTCTAACGTTTTCGTATTAGTTTTGCTGGGATTGCTTTTAATAGTTCTTCCCCTGGAAACGAGGGTTGCAAAATCAAGCAATGCTGGTAGTTCCGACAAGGGCGATCCTTTTACCGGAAACCCGATTGTTAAGATTGCACAAGTTGCCTCTCCTGCCGTAGTAAATATCGATACTGAGGCTTTAGTAAAGCAGCCGCTTTTTCCTTTTGCTGATGATCCGTTCTTTAAGCAATTTTTCGGGGAAGATTTGCAGCAGTTTACGCAGGTTATCCCAATGAAAGGCAAGGGCTCAGGGTTTATCGTTTCAAAGGATGGCTATATATTGACCAATAACCACGTCATAGAGGGCGCAGACAAGATAACCGTTACCCTTGCCGACGGCAGGCAGTTCGATGCCAAAGTTGTCGGAAAAGATCCAACCTTTGACCTAGCAGTGATCAAGGTCAAAGCGAGTAATTTGCCGGTCCTTGCGTTGGGCGATTCCGATGCGGTCCAAGTCGGAGAGTGGGTTGTGGCCATAGGAAACCCCTTCGGCTTGGAACACACGGTCACGGTAGGCGTAATCTCGGCGAAAAATCGCTCTGTTCGTGCCGGCAACCTCAGCTTTGACGGTTTTCTGCAGACTGACGCCGCAATAAACCCGGGAAACAGCGGCGGACCGCTCTTGGATCTCAACGGTAAAGTCGTGGGCATAAACACTGCCATCATACCTTACGCTCAGGGCATAGGCTTTGCCATACCGGTCAATATGGCCAAAGGGGTCATAGATGACCTAGTAAACTATGGTAAGGTGCGAAGGGGTTGGCTCGGGGTTTACACTCAGCCTCTCACGCCGGACTTCATACAGGCATATGGGCTAAAGGTGAATAAGGGAGCCGTCGTAGCTGATGTCGTTCCCAACTCTCCAGCCGATAAAGCAGGCATAAAGAGGGGAAACGTCATAACGAAAGTTGAAGGCGTAGATATCGAAGATCCGCAAGATTTGGTATTTCAGATCCGAAAGCGCAATGCAGGAGAAAAGGTAAAACTGGAAGTGGTAACTCAAAGTGGTAGCAAGACCATAACAGTTACTCTTGGAGACCTGCCGGGACAGGTTGAGGCTCCTCGCGCCGAGGGAACCGATTTGGAAAATTTGGGCCTAAAGGTTGCCTCCATTACCCCTGCCTTGAGGGAGAAGTATAGCCTACCGCAAGGTGACGGTTTGGTGGTAACCGGAGTCAAGCCTGGTTCCGTTAGCGATACCATAGGCATTCAAGAAGGCGATGTCATCTTAGAAGCCAATGGATTGTCGGTTAACACTGTCGATGATCTGAAAAAGGCTCTGAAGAAAGGCTCTGATACCATCGTACTTCTAATTTGGCGTGACGGACGGACATTCTTCGTTTCTCTGCGTCTATAG
- the cas7b gene encoding type I-B CRISPR-associated protein Cas7/Csh2, with protein sequence MSFENRREYLFVYSVKDANPNGDPLDANHPRYDEESGQIMVSDVRIKRTVRDQWLREGKDIFVDGEAKTLANRVSELKERFNRDTGREILSQCIDTRLFGATYALGKEAFSWTGPVQFKWGRSLHRAEAKFVQGTAAFATKEASEQRSFRNEYIVPFALIAVYGIANQYASSQTNASDDDLDALFEALWKGTANLITRSKIGHTPRLLIEFKYVAGFDGALGSLDERVVLKSLKGDPLTDDEQLALRSIDEVKLDISEVADKASLIEDKIESVRIVKDAAVQVEPLDKLEEIFGGKLKIEVR encoded by the coding sequence ATGTCATTTGAAAACAGGCGGGAGTATTTGTTTGTTTACTCGGTCAAAGATGCCAATCCCAACGGCGATCCTTTGGATGCCAATCATCCAAGATATGATGAAGAGTCCGGTCAAATAATGGTTTCAGATGTAAGGATTAAACGTACTGTTCGAGATCAATGGCTTAGGGAAGGTAAGGACATCTTTGTTGACGGAGAAGCTAAGACACTTGCAAATCGTGTAAGCGAGTTAAAAGAAAGGTTTAATCGCGATACAGGAAGAGAGATACTTTCGCAATGCATCGATACCAGGTTGTTTGGAGCAACCTATGCTCTTGGTAAAGAGGCATTTTCATGGACTGGCCCGGTACAATTCAAGTGGGGTCGATCGCTACATAGGGCTGAGGCAAAATTTGTCCAAGGTACAGCGGCCTTTGCTACAAAGGAAGCCAGCGAGCAGCGCTCATTTCGCAACGAATACATTGTACCATTTGCATTGATAGCTGTTTACGGCATCGCCAATCAGTATGCCTCTAGCCAGACCAACGCGTCCGATGACGATCTCGATGCCCTGTTTGAGGCCCTTTGGAAAGGTACGGCCAATTTGATAACAAGAAGCAAAATAGGGCATACCCCTAGACTTCTCATCGAATTTAAATACGTTGCAGGTTTTGATGGAGCCTTAGGGTCTTTAGATGAAAGAGTTGTGCTCAAATCATTAAAAGGAGATCCTTTAACTGATGATGAACAGTTGGCCTTGAGGTCCATTGATGAAGTTAAGTTGGACATTAGCGAGGTTGCAGACAAGGCATCTCTTATAGAGGACAAAATAGAATCAGTAAGAATCGTTAAGGATGCAGCTGTTCAGGTTGAACCGCTAGATAAGTTGGAGGAGATTTTTGGGGGCAAACTGAAAATAGAGGTCAGGTGA
- a CDS encoding TM1802 family CRISPR-associated protein, translating to MKLDFFDEFTDPYLKTKSGRGVFLAGVVLGFIARSQVKGDFQGSPEDISTSPLFKQLNFGRMNKRDLFKHLARVPELVRAYHLDYADMIESLCAKAGELILQKDDKGRDLGVDGNFVFSVAFLNARKYFWTIFGKKDVSEIEPTMEEETQDVI from the coding sequence ATGAAGCTGGATTTCTTCGATGAATTCACGGATCCATACCTTAAGACTAAAAGTGGTAGGGGTGTTTTTTTAGCTGGGGTTGTGTTGGGCTTTATAGCAAGATCTCAGGTCAAGGGGGATTTTCAAGGCTCGCCTGAAGATATAAGTACATCTCCGCTTTTCAAACAACTTAATTTTGGACGTATGAACAAAAGAGATCTGTTTAAGCATCTTGCGAGGGTCCCTGAGCTCGTAAGGGCTTATCATCTCGATTATGCCGATATGATTGAATCCCTATGTGCAAAGGCTGGAGAGTTAATCTTGCAAAAAGATGACAAAGGGCGTGACTTAGGCGTGGACGGCAACTTCGTGTTCTCCGTGGCCTTTTTGAACGCTCGCAAGTACTTCTGGACGATTTTTGGTAAGAAAGATGTTTCTGAGATAGAACCTACGATGGAGGAGGAAACTCAAGATGTCATTTGA
- the gltS gene encoding sodium/glutamate symporter — MSWETANGIFTISLDGIWTTALAALLLLLGYGLRKRVNFLETFCIPAPVIGGVLMSLLALALHHQGGSALKFNTVLQSPLMIAFFTTVGIGGSFGLLKRGGRALIVYLVFCWGVAIFQNAFGTTLARLLGIHPVLGVMAGAVSLEGGHGAAAAFGPVAEELGVVGAQVVAIASATYGLIAGGLLGGPVARWLIEHYKVTIKASEDDLYTKHLTEGKDEKEETFSNFDFMKMLALVLVIMALGSLITTKIKELYNFSLPGYVAAMFVAVVFRNINDHISIIKLRGKAIDLIADVSLGIFLTMAMMSLRIWELYDLAVPLVVILVLQTIALLLGTVFLLFRLLGRDYDAAVMCAGLMGHGLGATPNAVANMGAVCEHYKVMSYKAFLIVPLCGAVLIDLVGIPSIVWFINYFAK, encoded by the coding sequence ATGTCCTGGGAAACTGCTAACGGTATTTTTACTATCAGTCTTGATGGCATATGGACTACAGCATTAGCAGCGCTCTTGCTATTGTTGGGATATGGATTGCGCAAGAGGGTCAATTTCTTGGAAACTTTTTGTATACCAGCACCTGTCATTGGTGGAGTTTTAATGTCTCTTTTGGCTTTAGCCCTACATCATCAAGGAGGGAGTGCACTTAAGTTCAATACGGTTCTTCAATCTCCTTTGATGATAGCCTTTTTTACTACCGTGGGAATAGGCGGTAGTTTCGGGCTGTTGAAACGGGGCGGAAGGGCGCTTATAGTTTATCTTGTTTTTTGTTGGGGAGTGGCAATATTCCAGAATGCCTTTGGTACTACGTTGGCAAGATTACTTGGCATACATCCAGTTTTAGGCGTAATGGCGGGGGCAGTTTCCTTAGAGGGGGGTCACGGTGCTGCTGCGGCTTTCGGTCCAGTCGCGGAGGAGCTTGGTGTTGTTGGCGCACAGGTAGTTGCTATTGCCTCAGCAACATATGGCCTAATTGCCGGAGGCCTTCTTGGAGGTCCTGTCGCACGCTGGCTCATTGAGCATTACAAGGTTACGATTAAAGCAAGCGAGGACGATTTATATACCAAGCATCTTACGGAAGGCAAGGACGAAAAAGAAGAAACGTTTTCCAACTTTGATTTTATGAAGATGCTTGCGCTTGTGCTCGTCATAATGGCTTTAGGTAGTTTGATAACAACTAAAATTAAAGAATTGTACAATTTCAGCCTTCCCGGTTACGTGGCAGCGATGTTCGTTGCCGTTGTGTTCCGCAATATAAACGACCACATCTCAATTATAAAACTTCGAGGGAAGGCCATAGACCTCATAGCAGATGTGTCTTTAGGGATATTTTTAACCATGGCTATGATGAGCTTGCGCATATGGGAGCTTTACGATCTTGCAGTACCTCTTGTTGTGATTCTTGTGCTGCAAACAATAGCTTTACTATTGGGGACAGTTTTCTTGCTCTTCCGCTTATTGGGCAGGGACTATGATGCAGCAGTCATGTGTGCAGGTTTGATGGGACATGGTCTTGGAGCAACTCCCAATGCCGTTGCCAATATGGGTGCCGTTTGCGAGCACTATAAGGTGATGTCCTATAAGGCCTTTCTTATCGTTCCCTTATGCGGTGCGGTGTTAATTGACCTAGTGGGCATTCCAAGCATTGTATGGTTCATTAACTATTTTGCTAAATAG
- a CDS encoding TM1802 family CRISPR-associated protein → MGFLKAVYELGKVELGSKNKNAESYFSDIDSFLQLPMPIIEDDQRQGREIRIWLNVRDRNAKCLEVTGIAKIDLKDYLNSNDSDKINETKQKMLYREPPGSSTQWRYSPVYKLGKATTNPNGALLGKSGTWRDDNDSRYYKIYKTVLKPLEDIGVFSSGSADLIMSELEEKADRIAELWKDKKRLYILVFGINDNGNFLYPGELEIFRNHFKSRLEQNIGGKMSATCSLCHAKAESGANLDKIFKFSTFDKESFLPGIKDGRGVREKVFPLCDDCISVMSMGREVLNGRFLDRQTIPKMNIYVVPELIFGNTDLDDVAVNVENFIKSGLKKAERLFSYLAKQDEILVYHFIFWEKNQAQERLHVMVEDVPPSRLKCLERLWQETYKVLLWKDAGKTEFRPGDIGVDLDQAFRTIYSTLISLSGKDEADKNIMRKRIINIISKLLGGKTVDVEFVKQLMVSRFAGLFADTQWIRYGHWELRKMMAVLEFLGKVNGRR, encoded by the coding sequence ATGGGATTTTTAAAGGCCGTTTATGAACTTGGCAAAGTCGAATTAGGGTCGAAAAATAAGAATGCAGAATCTTATTTTTCTGATATCGACAGTTTCCTGCAACTTCCCATGCCGATAATAGAAGACGATCAAAGACAAGGCAGAGAAATAAGGATATGGCTGAATGTAAGGGATAGGAATGCTAAATGTTTGGAAGTTACTGGCATAGCGAAGATAGACCTAAAAGACTATTTGAACAGTAACGATTCGGACAAAATTAATGAGACAAAACAAAAAATGCTTTACAGGGAACCACCTGGTTCCAGTACCCAGTGGAGATACTCTCCTGTATATAAGTTGGGAAAGGCAACTACAAACCCTAATGGTGCTTTGCTTGGGAAAAGCGGAACATGGAGGGACGATAACGACTCCAGGTATTATAAGATTTACAAGACAGTATTAAAACCACTTGAAGACATTGGCGTGTTTTCAAGTGGGAGCGCAGACCTTATAATGTCGGAGCTTGAAGAAAAAGCGGACAGAATTGCCGAACTTTGGAAGGACAAAAAAAGATTATACATTTTAGTCTTTGGAATTAACGATAACGGCAATTTTTTGTATCCAGGTGAGCTAGAGATTTTTCGTAATCATTTCAAGTCAAGATTAGAGCAAAACATTGGCGGGAAGATGTCTGCGACTTGCAGTTTGTGTCACGCAAAGGCTGAATCTGGAGCAAACCTGGATAAAATCTTTAAATTTTCAACGTTCGACAAGGAAAGCTTTCTTCCGGGGATTAAAGATGGCCGTGGCGTCCGCGAAAAAGTGTTTCCACTATGCGATGACTGCATATCGGTCATGTCCATGGGAAGGGAGGTTTTGAATGGACGTTTTCTTGACAGGCAAACCATCCCAAAGATGAACATATATGTAGTCCCTGAACTGATCTTCGGGAATACAGACCTTGATGACGTTGCAGTCAACGTGGAGAACTTCATTAAAAGTGGCCTCAAGAAAGCCGAGAGATTGTTTAGCTACCTTGCAAAGCAGGATGAAATTTTAGTTTACCATTTTATTTTTTGGGAAAAGAACCAAGCCCAGGAGCGATTGCACGTAATGGTGGAAGATGTGCCTCCATCGAGGTTAAAATGCCTGGAAAGGCTGTGGCAGGAGACTTATAAGGTATTGCTTTGGAAGGATGCTGGAAAGACTGAATTTCGACCCGGAGACATAGGTGTCGATCTTGATCAGGCATTTAGAACTATTTATTCTACCTTAATATCCCTATCTGGAAAAGACGAAGCTGACAAAAACATCATGCGCAAGCGGATAATAAACATCATTAGCAAATTACTTGGCGGCAAAACAGTGGATGTAGAATTCGTTAAACAGCTGATGGTCTCTAGATTTGCCGGGTTATTTGCAGATACTCAATGGATCAGATATGGACACTGGGAGCTTAGAAAGATGATGGCGGTATTGGAGTTTTTAGGTAAGGTGAACGGTAGGAGGTGA
- the cas6 gene encoding CRISPR-associated endoribonuclease Cas6, translated as MKLTLLFNVTSSDSLVLGRKNQYLLQAMVYNLLDPEYADFLHNEGFVYEGKRHFKLFSFSKLYSSVPIKLKDDLVFFQPPIRLVITSPVNSILKQLATNALSLGEIKLGNNLLTCKEVKIESPCVDSEEIECHTLSPIVCYSTLKKYDRSNFTYYYSPKEREFSEQIYANLIKKFQIIAPQEDIPDGTIKIEFTSRAKEEVKFFSPEDNRPIKGWSGKFRLYGPKVLLQVALDAGLGAKNSAGFGCIELLSNERGRR; from the coding sequence ATGAAATTAACACTTTTATTTAATGTAACTTCAAGTGATAGCTTGGTTTTGGGGAGGAAAAATCAATATTTACTTCAAGCTATGGTTTACAATTTGTTGGATCCGGAATATGCTGATTTTCTCCATAATGAAGGGTTCGTTTACGAAGGTAAGCGCCACTTTAAATTGTTTAGTTTCTCTAAGCTTTATAGTAGTGTCCCTATAAAACTAAAAGATGACTTGGTATTTTTTCAACCTCCAATAAGGTTAGTGATTACATCTCCTGTTAACTCAATTCTAAAACAACTGGCCACCAATGCTTTATCGCTAGGCGAGATAAAGCTGGGAAATAATTTACTTACATGCAAAGAAGTAAAAATTGAATCTCCTTGTGTTGATAGCGAAGAGATTGAGTGTCATACTCTTTCCCCGATAGTGTGTTATTCTACACTAAAAAAATATGATAGAAGCAATTTCACCTACTATTATTCCCCTAAAGAAAGAGAGTTTAGCGAGCAAATTTATGCCAATCTGATTAAGAAATTTCAGATAATAGCCCCCCAAGAAGATATTCCGGACGGTACAATAAAAATTGAATTTACCAGCAGAGCAAAGGAGGAAGTTAAGTTTTTTAGCCCCGAGGATAATCGCCCTATAAAGGGGTGGAGTGGCAAATTTAGGCTTTATGGCCCGAAAGTTTTGCTTCAAGTAGCCTTGGATGCTGGACTTGGCGCGAAAAACAGCGCTGGGTTTGGATGTATAGAGCTTCTATCAAATGAGAGAGGAAGGAGGTGA
- a CDS encoding rhodanese-like domain-containing protein: MAKKVSPQEARQAVQSGKALLVCAYEDDERFNKVHLEGAISFGEFRSKEKDISKDQEIIFYCA, from the coding sequence ATGGCGAAAAAAGTCAGCCCGCAAGAGGCAAGACAAGCGGTGCAGTCCGGCAAGGCCTTGTTAGTCTGCGCCTATGAGGATGACGAGCGTTTTAATAAGGTGCACCTCGAAGGCGCCATATCTTTCGGTGAATTTCGCAGCAAAGAAAAGGACATAAGCAAGGATCAGGAGATCATATTCTACTGCGCCTGA
- a CDS encoding chemotaxis protein CheX, which translates to MTDTAVVAKIVNSFGKALIDVCKSMGIEVSLDKSNISSDSRFPNNRAAALIGFVTPTIKGTIGLLVEEPSFNEIVTVMSGGSIVPSLSDSLALSVIGELANMTSGRAFIQSNTSEISITPPQLLTGELIMAVPSAEDTVRSFTLPFTMRSGNKIYLVLTINA; encoded by the coding sequence ATGACGGATACTGCTGTAGTCGCAAAAATTGTGAACAGCTTTGGTAAAGCACTTATAGATGTATGCAAAAGCATGGGGATCGAGGTGTCCTTGGACAAAAGCAACATTTCATCCGATTCTCGTTTTCCAAATAATCGTGCCGCGGCACTGATAGGCTTCGTGACCCCTACCATAAAGGGAACGATAGGGTTGCTTGTAGAGGAACCATCTTTTAACGAAATAGTTACTGTCATGTCCGGCGGTAGTATTGTGCCAAGCCTTAGCGACTCTCTAGCTCTGAGCGTAATAGGCGAACTCGCAAATATGACCAGTGGCCGTGCTTTTATACAATCCAATACAAGCGAAATATCCATTACCCCTCCACAGCTATTAACTGGCGAGCTAATAATGGCCGTACCGTCAGCAGAGGACACAGTGCGAAGCTTTACCCTTCCCTTTACAATGCGCAGCGGAAATAAAATTTATTTGGTATTGACCATAAATGCGTAA